The following are from one region of the Geoalkalibacter subterraneus genome:
- a CDS encoding DUF4177 domain-containing protein, with the protein MRYKVVETSTVTDDSLEAILNEWTQQGWQFDAVKFVMHEGSRRPAMAFVFFTREE; encoded by the coding sequence ATGCGCTACAAAGTGGTGGAAACCAGTACCGTGACAGACGATTCGCTGGAGGCAATTCTCAATGAATGGACGCAGCAGGGGTGGCAGTTCGATGCGGTTAAATTCGTCATGCACGAGGGCAGTCGGCGTCCTGCCATGGCGTTTGTTTTCTTCACCCGTGAAGAGTGA
- the trpS gene encoding tryptophan--tRNA ligase, with the protein MRILSGIQPSGNLHLGNYFGMMKKMIAYQENEDLFCFIANYHAMTSVSDGKALARGTLEAAANFLALGMDPERSTFWVQSDVPEVQELTWALSNFTPMGLLERCHSYKDKIAKGIAPNHGLFAYPVLMTADILLFQSEKVPVGKDQKQHVEVARDIALKFNHHYGDIFTIPEPEIDDEVATVPGIDGQKMSKSYGNTIDLFQEDKALRKQIMRIVTDSTPVEAPKNPDTCNVFQIYRLFLDKEQQQELRNRYEAGGMGYGEVKQELFETVRDFFAPYAERRRELLADPDGLRAILARGAEKARAAGAKTLRKVRKRTGLAY; encoded by the coding sequence ATGAGAATTCTCAGCGGCATTCAGCCCTCCGGCAATCTTCATCTCGGTAATTACTTCGGCATGATGAAGAAGATGATTGCCTACCAGGAGAACGAAGATCTCTTCTGCTTTATCGCCAACTACCACGCCATGACCTCCGTCAGCGACGGCAAAGCCCTGGCGCGCGGGACCCTGGAAGCGGCGGCCAATTTTCTCGCTCTGGGGATGGATCCCGAACGCAGCACCTTCTGGGTACAGTCCGACGTCCCGGAAGTGCAGGAGCTGACCTGGGCGCTGTCGAACTTCACCCCCATGGGGCTGCTGGAACGCTGTCACAGCTACAAGGACAAGATCGCCAAGGGAATTGCGCCCAATCACGGCCTGTTCGCCTACCCGGTCCTGATGACGGCCGACATCCTGCTGTTTCAGAGCGAAAAGGTTCCGGTGGGCAAGGACCAGAAGCAGCACGTCGAAGTGGCGCGCGACATTGCCCTGAAATTCAATCATCATTACGGCGACATCTTCACCATCCCCGAACCCGAAATCGATGATGAGGTCGCAACGGTCCCCGGAATCGACGGCCAGAAGATGAGTAAGAGTTACGGCAATACCATCGATCTGTTTCAGGAAGACAAAGCGCTGCGCAAGCAGATCATGCGCATCGTCACCGACTCGACACCGGTTGAGGCCCCGAAAAACCCCGATACCTGCAATGTATTCCAGATTTACCGCCTGTTCCTCGACAAAGAACAGCAGCAGGAACTGCGCAACAGATACGAGGCCGGCGGCATGGGATACGGGGAAGTGAAGCAGGAGCTGTTTGAAACGGTGCGCGACTTCTTCGCGCCCTATGCCGAGCGGCGTCGCGAGCTGCTGGCCGATCCGGACGGCCTGCGCGCCATTCTGGCGCGCGGTGCCGAAAAAGCCCGCGCCGCCGGGGCAAAAACCTTGCGCAAGGTGCGCAAGAGAACCGGCCTGGCTTATTGA
- the lon gene encoding endopeptidase La has protein sequence MSDEKDEMIEPDLPGDEDNNPEEEQESGLVLASEVLPSSLPLIPLRPRPAFPGIILPLAVNGAERAATIRQAMDTPSRAIGLVLVEDGEEADGPDNLHSVGVAGKIMKILHQEEDTIHLLVNTLERFTIEDIVVQDNGVLRGRVQYRYGAEMSVNPELKAYSMAIIGALKELVQINPLYSEEIKMFLNRSSLDDPGRLADFAANLTSADGQELQNILETFDVKKRIDRVLVLLKKELEVSRLQTEITKQIEEKISKQQREFFLKEQLKAIKKELGLEKEGKAAEVEKFEKRLAELKLNEEAQKTVNEELEKLKLLEPNSPEYTVTRNYLDWLTILPWGRFSKDSYRIDRARNVLDRDHYGLEDVKDRILEFIAVGKMKGDISGSILCLVGPPGVGKTSIGHSVADALGRKFYRFSLGGMRDEAEIKGHRRTYIGAMPGKFVQAMKSAGTANPVLMLDEIDKIGASYQGDPASALLEVLDPEQNSSFRDHYLDVPYDLSNVLFIATANQLDTIPAALLDRMEVIRLSGYIKEEKVEIARRYLVPKALKGHGIPKGKVAIRRDALEKIIDDYAREAGVRNLENRIKKIMRKAAMEFAGGRESKITITKKEVESYLGKPVFTPDEFFEGVPGVVTGLAWTSMGGATLQIEATAVPSKNKGFKQTGQLGNVMVESSEIAYSFTMGHLKKYGSDADFFDRHFVHLHVPAGATPKDGPSAGITMTTALLSMVLNKPVRDRLGMTGELTLTGRVLPIGGVKEKTIAARRGGLKILIFPEANRKDFEELPSYLQEGLEVHFATNYDEVFEIAFNQSPPKSTKRGKSKNT, from the coding sequence ATGAGCGATGAAAAAGACGAAATGATCGAGCCGGACCTCCCCGGCGACGAAGACAATAATCCCGAAGAGGAACAGGAAAGCGGGCTGGTGCTCGCTTCCGAAGTTCTGCCCTCATCTCTGCCATTGATTCCCCTGCGGCCGCGCCCGGCCTTCCCCGGCATCATCCTGCCGCTGGCGGTCAACGGCGCGGAGCGCGCGGCCACCATCCGCCAGGCGATGGATACGCCCAGTCGCGCTATCGGCCTGGTGCTGGTCGAGGATGGCGAAGAAGCCGACGGCCCGGACAATCTGCACAGCGTCGGCGTTGCCGGCAAAATCATGAAAATCCTCCACCAGGAGGAAGACACCATCCACCTGCTGGTCAATACGCTTGAGCGCTTCACCATCGAAGACATCGTCGTGCAGGATAATGGCGTATTGCGCGGGCGGGTGCAGTACCGCTACGGTGCGGAGATGTCCGTCAATCCGGAGCTCAAAGCCTACTCCATGGCCATTATCGGTGCTCTCAAGGAGCTGGTGCAGATCAACCCGCTCTATTCCGAGGAAATCAAGATGTTCCTCAACCGCTCGAGCCTTGACGATCCTGGGCGGCTGGCAGATTTTGCCGCCAACCTGACCTCTGCAGACGGTCAAGAACTGCAGAACATCCTGGAAACTTTCGATGTCAAGAAGCGCATCGACCGGGTGCTGGTACTGCTGAAGAAAGAACTTGAAGTTTCGCGCCTGCAGACCGAGATCACCAAGCAGATCGAGGAAAAGATCTCCAAGCAGCAGCGCGAGTTCTTCCTTAAGGAGCAGCTCAAGGCCATCAAGAAGGAGCTGGGGCTTGAAAAGGAAGGCAAGGCAGCGGAAGTGGAAAAGTTCGAAAAGCGCCTGGCTGAACTCAAGCTCAACGAGGAAGCGCAGAAAACCGTCAACGAGGAGTTGGAAAAGCTCAAACTGCTTGAACCCAACTCCCCCGAATACACCGTCACTCGCAACTATCTCGACTGGCTGACCATCCTCCCCTGGGGGCGTTTCAGCAAGGACTCCTACCGCATTGATCGTGCCCGCAATGTCCTCGACCGCGATCATTACGGACTGGAGGATGTCAAGGACCGGATCCTCGAGTTTATCGCCGTCGGCAAAATGAAAGGCGACATTTCGGGTTCGATCCTGTGCCTGGTGGGTCCGCCCGGGGTGGGCAAGACCTCCATCGGCCACAGCGTCGCCGACGCCCTGGGGCGCAAGTTCTACCGCTTCTCCCTGGGCGGCATGCGCGACGAGGCGGAAATCAAAGGGCACCGGCGTACCTACATCGGCGCCATGCCGGGCAAATTCGTCCAGGCGATGAAAAGCGCCGGCACCGCCAACCCGGTCCTGATGCTGGATGAGATCGACAAGATCGGCGCCAGCTACCAGGGCGATCCGGCCTCGGCACTGCTCGAAGTGCTCGACCCGGAGCAGAACAGCAGTTTCCGCGACCATTACCTGGATGTGCCCTACGACCTGTCCAACGTGCTGTTTATCGCCACCGCCAACCAGCTCGACACCATCCCGGCGGCGCTGCTCGACCGCATGGAGGTGATTCGGCTCTCCGGCTACATCAAGGAGGAGAAGGTCGAAATCGCGCGCCGCTACCTGGTGCCCAAAGCCCTTAAAGGCCACGGCATCCCCAAGGGCAAGGTCGCCATCAGGCGCGACGCTCTCGAAAAGATTATCGATGACTATGCCCGTGAAGCGGGGGTGCGCAACCTCGAGAACCGCATCAAGAAGATCATGCGCAAAGCAGCCATGGAATTTGCCGGCGGCCGCGAGTCGAAGATCACCATCACCAAAAAGGAGGTGGAATCCTACCTCGGCAAACCGGTCTTCACCCCGGATGAATTTTTCGAGGGCGTGCCGGGCGTCGTCACCGGGCTGGCCTGGACCAGCATGGGCGGTGCCACCCTGCAGATCGAAGCCACCGCCGTGCCCAGCAAGAACAAGGGGTTCAAGCAGACGGGGCAGCTGGGCAACGTCATGGTTGAGAGCAGCGAGATCGCCTATTCCTTTACCATGGGGCACCTGAAGAAATACGGCAGCGATGCCGACTTCTTCGACCGCCACTTCGTACATCTGCATGTGCCGGCCGGCGCCACCCCCAAGGACGGCCCCTCCGCGGGCATCACCATGACCACCGCGCTGCTGTCCATGGTGTTGAACAAACCGGTGCGTGATCGGCTCGGCATGACCGGCGAACTGACGCTGACCGGGCGGGTCCTGCCCATCGGCGGCGTCAAGGAAAAAACCATCGCGGCACGGCGCGGCGGGCTCAAAATCCTGATTTTCCCGGAAGCCAACCGCAAGGACTTCGAGGAGCTGCCTTCCTATCTGCAGGAAGGGCTCGAAGTTCATTTCGCCACAAATTACGACGAAGTTTTTGAAATTGCCTTCAACCAGTCCCCGCCCAAAAGCACGAAAAGGGGCAAATCCAAAAACACATGA